One window of the Aptenodytes patagonicus chromosome 17, bAptPat1.pri.cur, whole genome shotgun sequence genome contains the following:
- the LOC143168405 gene encoding argininosuccinate lyase-like isoform X1 — MAAEGDKLWGGRFSGSTDPVMEMFSASITYDQRLSEVDIRGSMAYAKALEKAGILSKPELEKILSGLEKISEEWSKGAFVVKQSDEDIHTANERRLKELIGDIAGKLHTGRSRNDQVVTDLKLLMKNSLSVISTHLLQLIKTLVERAAKEIDVILPGYTHLQKAQPVRWSQFLLSHAVPLTRDSERLGEMKKRMNVLPLGSGALAGNPLEIDRELLRSELDFASISLNSMDAVSERDFVVEFLSVATLLMIHLSKMAEDLILYSTSEFGFLTLSDTYCTGSSLMPQKKNPDSLELIRSKAGRVFGRLAAIVMVLKGLPSTYNKDLQEDKEAVFDVIDTLNAVLQVATGVISTLQINKGNMEKALSPEILSSDLALYLVRKGMPFRQAHIASRKAVHLAESKGIPINNLSPDDLKTISPLFGSDVSQVFNVANSVEQYRAMGGTAKSSVTAQIERLRELLKKLKEQA; from the exons ATGGCAGCCGAG ggGGATAAACTTTGGGGAGGAAGATTCAGTGGAAGCACAGATCCAGTCATGGAGATGTTCAGTGCTTCCATTACCTATGATCAGAGGCTGTCTGAAGTTGATATCCGGGGCAGCATGGCTTATGCCAAAGCCTTGGAGAAGGCTGGGATCCTATCTAAACCTGAGCTGGAGAAGATCCTGAGTGGCCtggaaaag ATCTCCGAGGAATGGTCTAAAGGAGCCTTTGTGGTGAAACAAAGCGATGAGGATATCCACACTGCCAACGAACGCAGACTAAAG GAGCTGATTGGAGACatagctggaaagctgcacacTGGAAGGAGCAGGAACGATCAG GTTGTGACTGACTTGAAGCTGTTAATGAAGAATTCCCTCTCTGTCATCTCCactcacctcctgcagctcattaAGACCCTGGTGGAACGCGCTGCCAA GGAAATTGATGTTATCCTCCCTGGCTACACCCACCTGCAGAAAGCTCAGCCCGTCAGATGGAGCCAGTTCTTGCTCAG CCATGCTGTTCCTCTGACCCGTGATTCTGAGCGCCTGGGAGAGATGAAGAAGAGGATGAACGTCTTGCCTTTGGGAAG CGGTGCTCTGGCTGGCAACCCACTGGAAATTGATAGAGAGCTTCTGCGTAGTG AGCTGGACTTTGCTTCCATCAGCCTGAACAGCATGGATGCCGTCAGCGAGAGAGACTTTGTGG tgGAATTCCTCTCTGTTGCCACCCTGCTGATGATCCACCTGAGCAAGATGGCTGAAGATCTCATCCTCTACAGTACCAGCGAGTTTGGCTTTCTAACCCTCTCTGACACCTACTG cactggcagcagcctgATGCCTCAGAAGAAGAACCCCGATAGTCTGGAACTCATCCGCAGCAAAGCTGGTCGTGTGTTCGGACGG ttggCTGCTATTGTCATGGTTCTCAAAGGACTTCCAAGCACCTACAACAAGGATCTGCAG GAGGACAAGGAGGCCGTCTTTGATGTCATCGACACCCTGAATGCTGTGCTCCAGGTTGCCACTGGAGTGATTTCTACCCTCCAG ATCAACAAGGGGAACATGGAGAAGGCTCTGAGCCCTGAGATCCTGTCGTCTGATCTGGCTCTCTACTTGGTTCGTAAAGGA ATGCCATTCAGACAAGCCCACATCGCCTCTAGGAAGGCCGTCCACCTCGCCGAGTCTAAAGGCATACCCATCAATAACCTCAGCCCGGATGACCTGAAGACCATCAG ccccctgttTGGCAGCGACGTCTCCCAGGTCTTCAACGTCGCCAACAGCGTGGAGCAGTACAGGGCCATGGGCGGTACCGCCAAGAGCAGCGTGACTGCCCAGAtcgagcggctgagggagc
- the LOC143168405 gene encoding argininosuccinate lyase-like isoform X2: MAAEGDKLWGGRFSGSTDPVMEMFSASITYDQRLSEVDIRGSMAYAKALEKAGILSKPELEKILSGLEKISEEWSKGAFVVKQSDEDIHTANERRLKELIGDIAGKLHTGRSRNDQVVTDLKLLMKNSLSVISTHLLQLIKTLVERAAKEIDVILPGYTHLQKAQPVRWSQFLLSHAVPLTRDSERLGEMKKRMNVLPLGSGALAGNPLEIDRELLRSELDFASISLNSMDAVSERDFVVEFLSVATLLMIHLSKMAEDLILYSTSEFGFLTLSDTYCTGSSLMPQKKNPDSLELIRSKAGRVFGRLAAIVMVLKGLPSTYNKDLQEDKEAVFDVIDTLNAVLQVATGVISTLQINKGNMEKALSPEILSSDLALYLVRKGVMISLGQQTRKLETHSLHVSQVVELLPGGLGSNLQVEFYLLSPPLFTPQKTQTQMALP; this comes from the exons ATGGCAGCCGAG ggGGATAAACTTTGGGGAGGAAGATTCAGTGGAAGCACAGATCCAGTCATGGAGATGTTCAGTGCTTCCATTACCTATGATCAGAGGCTGTCTGAAGTTGATATCCGGGGCAGCATGGCTTATGCCAAAGCCTTGGAGAAGGCTGGGATCCTATCTAAACCTGAGCTGGAGAAGATCCTGAGTGGCCtggaaaag ATCTCCGAGGAATGGTCTAAAGGAGCCTTTGTGGTGAAACAAAGCGATGAGGATATCCACACTGCCAACGAACGCAGACTAAAG GAGCTGATTGGAGACatagctggaaagctgcacacTGGAAGGAGCAGGAACGATCAG GTTGTGACTGACTTGAAGCTGTTAATGAAGAATTCCCTCTCTGTCATCTCCactcacctcctgcagctcattaAGACCCTGGTGGAACGCGCTGCCAA GGAAATTGATGTTATCCTCCCTGGCTACACCCACCTGCAGAAAGCTCAGCCCGTCAGATGGAGCCAGTTCTTGCTCAG CCATGCTGTTCCTCTGACCCGTGATTCTGAGCGCCTGGGAGAGATGAAGAAGAGGATGAACGTCTTGCCTTTGGGAAG CGGTGCTCTGGCTGGCAACCCACTGGAAATTGATAGAGAGCTTCTGCGTAGTG AGCTGGACTTTGCTTCCATCAGCCTGAACAGCATGGATGCCGTCAGCGAGAGAGACTTTGTGG tgGAATTCCTCTCTGTTGCCACCCTGCTGATGATCCACCTGAGCAAGATGGCTGAAGATCTCATCCTCTACAGTACCAGCGAGTTTGGCTTTCTAACCCTCTCTGACACCTACTG cactggcagcagcctgATGCCTCAGAAGAAGAACCCCGATAGTCTGGAACTCATCCGCAGCAAAGCTGGTCGTGTGTTCGGACGG ttggCTGCTATTGTCATGGTTCTCAAAGGACTTCCAAGCACCTACAACAAGGATCTGCAG GAGGACAAGGAGGCCGTCTTTGATGTCATCGACACCCTGAATGCTGTGCTCCAGGTTGCCACTGGAGTGATTTCTACCCTCCAG ATCAACAAGGGGAACATGGAGAAGGCTCTGAGCCCTGAGATCCTGTCGTCTGATCTGGCTCTCTACTTGGTTCGTAAAGGA GTGATGATCAGTCTGGGTCAACAAACACGAAAGCTGGAAACCCATTCTTTACATGTATCCCAAGTAGTGGAACTGCTGCCGGGTGGACTTGGTAGTAATTTACAGGTGGAGTTTTACCTCCTATCGCCTCCCCTCTTCACACCCCAGAAAACCCAGACTCAGATGGCATTGCCCTAG